In the genome of Haloarcula limicola, one region contains:
- a CDS encoding enoyl-CoA hydratase/isomerase family protein: MIELDAPLTVEQVTDHIATVTYDRPEAMNAYNESLLRGTVEAFERLDDREAVRAIVLTGAGDAFCAGVDLDDMPLTPEMDFAEYEAGLGLFQAVVRTLRSIDTPVIAAVNGYALGAGCDTALACDFRLTSDEGVIGETFIDVGFVPGDGGAYLLPRLIGEARAKELIFTGRKLVGEEIVEWDLALEQVPADDLLDAAIEFAEQLAGRPPIALGQSKQLVNESFDVDLEQALSDATRAQRICSQTHDHAEAVEAFAEDRDPEFEGR, translated from the coding sequence ATGATTGAACTCGATGCCCCGCTGACGGTCGAACAGGTCACAGATCACATCGCGACAGTCACGTACGACCGGCCCGAAGCGATGAATGCATACAACGAATCGTTACTTCGGGGGACAGTCGAGGCATTCGAGCGCCTCGACGACCGCGAAGCGGTGCGTGCAATCGTACTCACGGGTGCCGGCGACGCCTTCTGTGCCGGTGTCGATTTGGATGATATGCCCCTGACGCCGGAAATGGACTTCGCCGAGTACGAGGCGGGACTGGGCCTCTTCCAGGCTGTCGTGCGGACGCTGCGCAGTATCGACACCCCTGTCATCGCAGCGGTGAACGGCTATGCACTCGGCGCCGGCTGTGATACCGCTCTGGCATGTGACTTCCGACTTACCAGCGACGAGGGTGTTATCGGTGAGACGTTCATCGATGTCGGGTTCGTCCCTGGCGACGGCGGGGCCTATCTCCTGCCGCGGCTCATCGGCGAGGCCCGAGCAAAGGAACTCATCTTCACCGGCCGGAAGCTCGTCGGCGAGGAGATCGTCGAGTGGGACCTCGCCCTCGAGCAGGTGCCGGCCGATGACCTCCTCGATGCCGCCATCGAATTCGCCGAGCAGCTGGCCGGTCGCCCACCGATTGCCCTTGGCCAGAGCAAGCAGTTGGTCAACGAGAGCTTCGATGTCGACCTCGAACAGGCGCTGAGCGACGCGACGCGTGCCCAGCGGATCTGCTCGCAGACACACGACCACGCGGAGGCCGTCGAAGCGTTCGCCGAAGACCGCGACCCCGAGTTTGAGGGCCGGTAG
- a CDS encoding ABC transporter substrate-binding protein — MSHKDTHRRRDILTAVGAGTLTALAGCSGGDGGDGGDGGGDGSGGDNGSTTGSSGGSGSGKLRFLGFGGNTQAAQMSVFEPWAGESGVKVQGTSAGGTTEMISLIKQNPGSFDIVALNDTGMARAQKEDVLEPIDLSKVPNYEKNIKESARSLSFNMRDGDTMGLIRENGATGYAYNSEKVDGELNSWDAILDSKYEGKVSLIDRTIDRLSNSAAAAGLNINNVPGDQAKTDEMFARAKKEDQNVFSYWGDGATSIRYLRQENAWICEAWGGRVLALQEEGFDQIKYVIPKEGAMGWADNLAVVKGSESRDLAHELLNHTYQRKHLLTLSDKMNYTVQVKNPPEKMTQLPDYAPAEDLAFRNWEKVLPKQEAWTQRLEKIKQG; from the coding sequence ATGTCCCACAAAGACACACATAGACGGCGTGACATACTGACAGCAGTCGGTGCTGGAACGCTAACCGCACTCGCAGGATGTAGCGGCGGTGATGGTGGCGATGGCGGTGACGGCGGCGGTGATGGTAGTGGCGGAGACAATGGGAGTACCACTGGGAGCAGTGGTGGCAGCGGGAGCGGCAAGCTTCGGTTCCTCGGCTTCGGCGGGAACACGCAGGCCGCCCAGATGTCCGTCTTCGAGCCGTGGGCTGGAGAGTCCGGTGTGAAGGTTCAGGGGACCTCTGCAGGCGGGACGACGGAGATGATCTCGCTTATCAAGCAGAATCCCGGCTCCTTCGACATCGTTGCGCTCAACGACACGGGAATGGCGCGGGCCCAGAAGGAAGATGTCCTCGAGCCCATCGACCTCTCGAAGGTTCCCAACTACGAGAAAAATATCAAGGAGTCCGCTCGGTCGCTGTCGTTCAACATGCGTGATGGGGACACAATGGGGCTCATCCGTGAGAACGGCGCGACCGGCTATGCGTACAATAGTGAGAAAGTCGACGGCGAGCTGAACTCTTGGGACGCGATTCTGGACTCGAAATACGAGGGCAAGGTCTCGCTCATCGACCGCACTATCGACCGACTGTCGAACAGCGCGGCCGCTGCCGGGCTCAACATCAACAACGTGCCCGGTGACCAGGCGAAGACGGACGAGATGTTTGCGCGGGCGAAAAAGGAAGACCAGAACGTCTTCTCCTACTGGGGTGACGGCGCCACCTCTATCCGCTACCTCCGACAGGAAAACGCTTGGATCTGTGAGGCTTGGGGCGGTCGCGTCCTTGCCCTGCAGGAGGAGGGCTTCGACCAGATCAAGTACGTGATTCCGAAGGAAGGCGCAATGGGGTGGGCTGACAACCTCGCCGTGGTCAAGGGCTCTGAGAGCCGCGACTTGGCCCACGAGCTGTTGAACCACACCTACCAGCGCAAACACCTCCTGACGCTGTCGGACAAGATGAACTACACCGTGCAGGTGAAGAACCCGCCTGAAAAGATGACACAGCTGCCTGACTACGCGCCTGCGGAGGATCTGGCCTTCCGTAACTGGGAGAAGGTTCTCCCCAAGCAGGAGGCTTGGACTCAGCGACTCGAGAAGATCAAACAGGGCTAA
- a CDS encoding Lrp/AsnC family transcriptional regulator — MDEKDIQVLAAIAKLGTGSPEKLSEETDIPKSTVHYRLDNLREEGVITNDLFDVDLTKVGLNITVITEVMAEYSKGYHDKVGEKLGEVEGVNQVYFTMGDTDFVVISHLSNRGMVENLIQQFEAIDEIARTSSKFVIKTIKDENRPLNDFEMETLVETLGIDQEKVTQ, encoded by the coding sequence ATGGACGAAAAGGACATTCAAGTTCTCGCCGCAATCGCCAAATTGGGAACTGGCAGTCCCGAGAAACTCTCAGAGGAGACCGACATCCCGAAATCGACGGTCCACTATCGGTTGGACAACCTCCGCGAGGAGGGAGTCATCACGAACGACCTTTTCGACGTCGACCTGACGAAAGTTGGGTTGAACATTACCGTCATCACCGAGGTGATGGCCGAATACAGCAAAGGGTACCACGACAAGGTAGGCGAGAAGCTCGGCGAAGTCGAGGGCGTCAATCAGGTGTACTTCACGATGGGCGATACCGACTTCGTCGTCATCTCTCATCTCTCGAATCGCGGGATGGTCGAGAATCTCATCCAACAATTCGAAGCCATCGACGAGATTGCTCGAACGAGTTCGAAGTTCGTTATCAAAACCATCAAAGACGAAAACCGACCACTGAACGACTTTGAGATGGAGACGCTGGTCGAGACGCTCGGTATCGACCAGGAGAAAGTGACGCAGTAG
- a CDS encoding type 1 glutamine amidotransferase produces the protein MILVLDNEVQPDYRYLGPEIDRLLPKSEYVVGAGRTKVPDPTGYDGVVLSGSTASVYDDDQASWLEPQYALIEQCIEAQVPLLGICFGHQQVNAALGGTVEEDERRATFVEMERLGSDTILDGLEPIVPVLHADLVTELGDGMEATAKTAYNKFFCSRHESAPLWTVQFHPEFTARVSDRPSDWNSGRYTFDDSNATEVLDNFANACSENRTGE, from the coding sequence ATGATTCTCGTCCTCGACAACGAGGTACAGCCGGACTATCGATATCTCGGTCCAGAAATCGACCGACTTCTTCCGAAGAGTGAGTACGTTGTCGGTGCTGGTAGGACCAAGGTTCCCGACCCGACGGGGTACGACGGCGTCGTCCTGAGCGGGAGCACCGCGAGCGTCTACGACGACGACCAGGCGTCGTGGCTCGAACCGCAATACGCACTCATCGAGCAATGTATCGAAGCGCAAGTGCCGTTATTGGGTATCTGTTTCGGCCACCAGCAGGTGAACGCCGCGCTCGGTGGGACGGTCGAGGAAGACGAGCGACGGGCGACGTTCGTCGAGATGGAGCGACTAGGGTCCGACACAATCCTCGACGGACTCGAACCAATCGTTCCGGTCCTCCATGCCGACCTCGTGACCGAACTGGGAGACGGCATGGAAGCGACGGCAAAGACGGCGTACAACAAGTTCTTCTGTAGCCGACACGAGTCAGCTCCACTCTGGACCGTGCAGTTCCACCCGGAGTTCACGGCGCGAGTCAGCGACCGGCCCAGCGACTGGAACTCGGGGCGGTACACCTTCGACGACTCGAACGCGACGGAAGTCTTAGACAACTTCGCCAACGCGTGTAGCGAGAACCGAACCGGCGAGTGA
- a CDS encoding Lrp/AsnC family transcriptional regulator — MTQVTLDEVDFQILQRLDENGDIDVDELSDELDVSTSTIYYRMEKYREKGIVQGKIAKLDPQRLGLGMTAITEINADYDGPGYEEVAEKITNLSGVQRVFFMLGEMSFYVLSRVRDHEHLQTLMEDIIQTEGVENSTTNIVLRSFKDEDRLLVNYDEEDLEALYS; from the coding sequence ATGACGCAGGTCACGCTCGACGAAGTCGACTTCCAGATACTGCAGCGTTTAGACGAGAACGGTGACATTGATGTCGACGAGCTGAGTGACGAACTCGATGTCAGCACCTCAACCATCTACTATCGGATGGAGAAGTACCGGGAGAAAGGCATCGTGCAGGGAAAGATCGCCAAGCTTGATCCCCAGAGGCTCGGCCTTGGGATGACAGCGATTACCGAGATCAACGCGGACTATGACGGCCCAGGCTATGAGGAGGTCGCAGAGAAAATCACCAATCTCTCGGGCGTCCAGCGCGTCTTCTTCATGCTTGGAGAGATGTCGTTCTATGTGCTCTCCCGTGTGCGGGACCACGAGCACCTCCAGACGCTCATGGAGGACATCATTCAGACTGAGGGTGTCGAGAACTCGACGACCAACATCGTCCTCCGATCGTTCAAAGATGAGGACCGTCTGTTGGTGAACTATGACGAGGAGGACTTGGAAGCCCTGTACAGCTGA
- a CDS encoding ABC transporter ATP-binding protein yields the protein MLEVNGFTKYYGDLCAVQDLSFRIEEGEFVTLLGPSGCGKSTTLHSIAGLVEPTEGQINLRGDDVTDLPPEKRNIGMAFQSTALFPHMTVRENIAYGLKMHGYSKADVSDRVEESLELVDMPEHGDHRPGELSGGQQQRVSLARALAYEPDILLLDEPLTGLDRVLREEMRGWLHRVQREVGVTTLYVTHDQEDALSMSDKVIVLNDGRAQQMDSPEAIYERPTNPFVAEFVGKSTQFAGEVTHEDSHAVVHNDSKAITLPDTSHGAGESVSVYVRPEDINVGTEPTGATNEFPGTVIDISNLGNRAEMSIELADGTTALAHTERFPDIEIGDDVFIRFDAERVIVL from the coding sequence ATGCTCGAAGTCAACGGCTTCACCAAGTACTACGGCGATCTCTGTGCAGTACAGGACCTCTCTTTCCGCATCGAGGAGGGGGAATTCGTCACGCTACTGGGGCCCTCGGGCTGTGGCAAGTCAACGACCCTACACTCTATCGCCGGGCTCGTGGAGCCGACCGAGGGGCAGATCAACCTCCGTGGCGATGACGTGACTGACCTGCCCCCGGAGAAACGCAATATCGGGATGGCGTTCCAGTCGACGGCGTTGTTCCCGCATATGACCGTCCGAGAGAACATCGCCTACGGGCTGAAGATGCACGGCTACTCCAAGGCCGACGTTTCCGACCGAGTCGAAGAGTCACTCGAGTTGGTCGACATGCCTGAGCACGGGGATCACCGTCCCGGCGAACTCTCCGGCGGCCAGCAGCAGCGCGTCTCGCTGGCACGGGCACTGGCGTACGAACCCGACATTCTCCTGCTGGACGAGCCCCTGACGGGGTTGGACCGGGTGCTCCGCGAGGAGATGCGGGGCTGGCTCCACCGCGTCCAGCGCGAGGTCGGTGTCACGACGCTCTATGTCACGCACGACCAGGAGGACGCCCTGTCGATGTCGGATAAGGTGATCGTTCTTAACGATGGTCGGGCTCAGCAAATGGACTCGCCGGAAGCCATCTACGAGCGGCCAACCAATCCGTTCGTCGCCGAGTTCGTCGGCAAGTCCACCCAGTTTGCCGGCGAGGTTACCCACGAGGACAGTCATGCCGTCGTCCACAATGACAGTAAGGCCATTACGTTGCCCGATACGTCCCATGGCGCCGGGGAGAGCGTCTCGGTATACGTTCGGCCGGAGGATATCAACGTGGGCACCGAGCCGACAGGGGCCACAAACGAATTCCCTGGCACCGTTATCGACATCTCGAATCTCGGTAACCGAGCCGAGATGTCCATCGAACTCGCGGACGGGACGACAGCGCTCGCTCACACAGAACGATTCCCCGATATCGAGATCGGTGACGACGTCTTCATTCGGTTTGACGCCGAGCGGGTGATTGTTTTATGA
- a CDS encoding carbon-nitrogen hydrolase family protein gives MDRTTVSVVQFESSLGPADDGTRERMADAISAANADLVVFPELATTGYHIFDDLPDVAEPVPGPTTERLGEAAAAADTAVLFGMPVREDSQVYNSAVWLDADGAVHTRYDKRHCWGTEQASFATGDEYVVVDAPFGRVGIQICYDLNFPASSAALARAGCDILVNISAWTARLERDWQTLLPARAVEQGAYVVGCNQAGTEAGRTFCGRSAVFEPDGTRIAELGDSPGQLSVPLEPEIVAAERRRNPMREDRPATDADASEW, from the coding sequence ATGGACCGAACCACCGTCAGCGTTGTTCAGTTCGAGAGCAGTCTCGGCCCGGCCGATGATGGGACCCGCGAACGGATGGCCGACGCCATCTCGGCCGCCAATGCGGACTTGGTCGTGTTCCCCGAACTCGCGACGACTGGCTACCATATCTTCGATGATCTCCCGGATGTGGCTGAGCCCGTCCCCGGGCCGACGACCGAGCGACTGGGCGAGGCAGCTGCGGCGGCCGATACGGCGGTTCTGTTCGGGATGCCCGTTCGCGAGGACTCGCAGGTGTACAATAGTGCGGTCTGGCTCGACGCGGACGGCGCGGTGCATACCCGCTACGACAAGCGCCACTGCTGGGGGACTGAACAGGCCAGCTTCGCGACCGGCGACGAGTACGTTGTCGTCGACGCCCCGTTCGGGCGGGTCGGCATTCAGATCTGTTACGATCTGAACTTCCCGGCTTCGAGCGCAGCGCTCGCGCGCGCTGGCTGTGATATTCTCGTCAATATCTCGGCTTGGACCGCCCGCTTAGAACGGGACTGGCAGACGCTGCTTCCAGCACGAGCAGTTGAGCAGGGAGCCTACGTCGTTGGCTGCAACCAAGCCGGAACGGAGGCTGGGCGGACGTTCTGTGGTCGAAGCGCCGTCTTCGAACCGGACGGGACCCGTATCGCTGAACTGGGCGATAGCCCCGGCCAGCTGTCTGTCCCGCTCGAGCCAGAGATAGTGGCTGCCGAACGCCGTCGCAATCCCATGCGCGAGGACCGTCCGGCGACTGACGCCGACGCGAGCGAGTGGTAG
- a CDS encoding enoyl-CoA hydratase/isomerase family protein, which yields MTKTNTAPESPTVYQREGDVASIRLNRPDSLNAVTPELYAGIQDGLDRAEAEDARVVVLEGAGRAFCVGADMEQHSETDRSAKERREYVWQAQDACKAVQTHPRPVVAKVQGYAIGAGAELALSADFILMAEEAEMRFPEVGIGTYIGGGVTYTLTQRVGRARAKELILSAATLTGEEAAEEGVVTSYHPATALDNAVDELATDLAGNAPISMEFAKTQFGRVGEANRADMLTAEAEALLACMTTDDWQEGIDAFAEDRDPTFEGH from the coding sequence ATGACAAAGACCAACACGGCGCCGGAGTCCCCGACGGTATACCAGCGAGAGGGTGACGTTGCAAGCATCCGACTGAATAGACCGGATTCGCTCAACGCAGTTACGCCCGAACTGTACGCGGGCATCCAGGACGGCCTTGACCGGGCCGAAGCCGAAGATGCCCGGGTCGTTGTTCTTGAGGGAGCCGGCCGGGCGTTCTGTGTCGGTGCGGATATGGAACAACACAGCGAGACCGACCGGTCGGCCAAAGAGCGCCGGGAATATGTCTGGCAGGCCCAAGATGCCTGTAAAGCAGTCCAAACACATCCGCGGCCGGTGGTTGCGAAGGTCCAAGGCTATGCGATCGGGGCTGGCGCCGAGCTCGCGTTGAGCGCAGATTTCATCCTGATGGCTGAGGAGGCTGAGATGCGGTTCCCCGAGGTCGGAATCGGGACGTACATTGGCGGCGGCGTTACGTACACGCTCACGCAACGCGTCGGTCGAGCCCGGGCCAAAGAGCTGATCTTATCGGCTGCGACGCTGACCGGCGAGGAGGCTGCTGAGGAGGGGGTCGTGACGAGTTATCACCCAGCGACTGCGCTTGACAACGCTGTCGACGAGCTCGCGACTGATCTCGCGGGGAACGCTCCGATTTCGATGGAGTTCGCCAAAACCCAGTTCGGCCGCGTCGGAGAGGCAAATCGAGCGGATATGCTGACCGCCGAAGCCGAGGCCCTGCTGGCCTGTATGACCACTGACGACTGGCAAGAGGGGATCGACGCGTTTGCCGAGGACCGCGACCCCACGTTCGAGGGACACTGA
- a CDS encoding acetate--CoA ligase family protein has translation MAGAPTDIERIMAPDAVAVVGASTDETKRGHQAIVTLQEGGYEGDIYPVNPNAEEIRGLDVYPAVSAIPGRVDLALIVTPAHIVPSVLEDCAETDLAGAVVIAVGFSEAGENGEQLEAEIVSLAREHGIRLIGPNTSGMINVHRGLNLVGADTVPEGSLALLCQSGNMAISLFTEAATREGVGFSHYVGVGNEADLQFHEYLPFLDADPETDAIVCYVEGMSDGRAFLQAARDIVPETPIVVLKSGRSDVGKRSASSHTGSLAGDAAVTDAVLEQAGVVSVERSDELLSVANALSSLPRADSPNVGILADGGGHATLAADACSERGLSIPRLTDQTQERLQAVLPDAASVVNPVDVAGGTDNDQSVFVDCAAAIIADPNVDALMLTGLFGGYGVRFAEQYTDVEIEAARELASLAADHDTPLVVQSAYEGFDTEPHAVLREQGIPVVESLDVATASLSALATYGDRVAVADQSSDFQLPAATTDDTLADTIGNGRTQLSEFEAKRALADDGFPVTPFDLATSADEAAALAADIDGPVAMKVVSPDIVHKSDAGGVALNVGLDAAAATYEDLCSAAAEYDPDASLDGVLISPMRDAGVELIIGVVDDDQFGPVVMCGLGGVFVEVLEDIAFRALPLTEADARAMLDDIEAQELLDGARGNPPVDRDAVVDLLVAVSTFVQANPSVTELDLNPVFADADGVEIVDAAITLDEQPQQHTKNEDTESAAPSQGETDD, from the coding sequence ATGGCGGGTGCACCCACCGACATCGAGCGGATCATGGCTCCCGACGCTGTCGCCGTGGTCGGGGCCTCCACGGACGAGACCAAGCGCGGCCATCAGGCTATCGTAACCCTCCAGGAGGGTGGCTACGAGGGGGACATCTACCCGGTCAACCCGAACGCCGAGGAGATCCGCGGGCTCGACGTCTACCCCGCTGTCTCGGCCATCCCCGGCCGCGTCGACCTCGCGCTTATCGTCACGCCTGCACATATCGTCCCCAGCGTGCTCGAGGACTGTGCGGAGACTGACCTCGCCGGCGCCGTCGTTATCGCTGTCGGATTCAGCGAGGCGGGCGAAAACGGCGAACAACTCGAGGCGGAGATCGTCTCGCTCGCCCGCGAACACGGGATTCGCCTCATCGGGCCCAACACGTCCGGCATGATCAACGTCCACCGAGGTCTGAACCTCGTCGGCGCCGATACCGTGCCGGAGGGGAGCCTCGCACTGCTCTGTCAGAGCGGCAACATGGCTATCTCGCTGTTCACCGAGGCCGCCACGCGCGAAGGCGTCGGCTTCAGCCACTACGTCGGCGTCGGTAACGAGGCCGACCTGCAGTTTCATGAGTATTTGCCGTTCCTCGACGCCGACCCCGAGACCGACGCCATCGTCTGCTACGTGGAGGGGATGAGCGACGGCAGGGCCTTCCTCCAGGCGGCCCGAGACATCGTTCCGGAGACGCCTATCGTCGTCCTCAAGAGTGGCCGCTCGGACGTCGGCAAACGCTCTGCCTCCTCGCACACGGGTTCGCTGGCGGGTGATGCGGCTGTAACTGATGCCGTCCTTGAACAGGCCGGTGTCGTGAGCGTCGAGCGCTCCGATGAACTGCTGTCGGTCGCGAACGCACTTTCGTCGCTGCCTCGTGCCGATAGCCCGAACGTGGGCATCCTCGCCGACGGCGGGGGACATGCGACGCTCGCGGCCGACGCATGCAGCGAACGCGGACTCTCAATCCCCCGATTGACCGACCAGACCCAAGAACGGCTTCAAGCGGTCCTCCCGGATGCGGCCAGTGTCGTCAATCCAGTCGACGTCGCGGGGGGAACCGACAACGACCAGTCCGTGTTCGTCGATTGTGCGGCAGCTATCATCGCTGACCCGAACGTGGATGCACTCATGTTGACGGGTCTGTTCGGCGGCTATGGCGTCCGCTTTGCCGAACAGTACACCGACGTCGAAATCGAGGCCGCTCGGGAACTGGCATCGCTTGCGGCCGACCACGACACACCGCTGGTCGTCCAGAGTGCCTACGAGGGATTCGATACTGAACCGCACGCTGTGCTTCGCGAGCAGGGCATCCCGGTTGTCGAATCACTGGATGTGGCGACCGCGAGTTTGTCGGCACTGGCCACCTATGGCGACCGGGTCGCGGTCGCCGACCAGAGCAGTGACTTCCAGCTGCCTGCAGCCACCACCGACGATACGCTCGCCGACACCATCGGCAACGGTCGCACCCAGCTCTCGGAGTTCGAGGCCAAACGAGCCCTCGCCGATGACGGATTCCCTGTCACACCATTTGACCTCGCGACCAGTGCCGATGAGGCGGCGGCGCTAGCGGCCGATATCGACGGTCCCGTCGCGATGAAAGTGGTGTCGCCCGACATCGTCCACAAGTCCGACGCGGGCGGGGTCGCTCTCAACGTGGGATTGGACGCAGCTGCGGCGACCTATGAGGACCTGTGCTCGGCAGCCGCCGAATACGACCCCGACGCGAGTCTCGACGGGGTCCTGATTTCACCGATGCGGGACGCGGGTGTCGAGCTCATCATCGGCGTCGTCGACGACGACCAGTTTGGCCCGGTCGTGATGTGTGGCCTCGGCGGCGTGTTCGTGGAGGTTCTCGAAGACATCGCCTTCCGTGCCCTCCCGCTGACCGAGGCCGACGCTCGGGCGATGCTCGATGATATCGAGGCCCAGGAGCTATTAGACGGGGCTCGCGGGAACCCACCCGTCGACCGCGATGCGGTCGTTGACCTGCTAGTCGCGGTCTCGACGTTCGTGCAGGCCAACCCGTCGGTGACCGAACTCGACTTGAATCCGGTGTTCGCCGACGCAGATGGCGTCGAAATCGTCGATGCGGCCATCACACTTGACGAACAGCCCCAACAACATACAAAGAACGAGGACACAGAATCCGCAGCGCCATCACAAGGAGAGACCGATGATTGA
- a CDS encoding Lrp/AsnC family transcriptional regulator: protein MDKKDLQILSAISELGTGSPERIQEKTDIPKSTVHYRITKLQEAGVIEDDLYSIDLSSIGLEITLISEVSAEYEEGYHTEVGDELSQIEGVNKVYFMMGDTDFVVISKLADRNMVEELIADFEEIDGVNRTNSQFVITTVKDTTNPIAAYSSEALTSMVSETE, encoded by the coding sequence ATGGACAAGAAGGATCTGCAAATACTATCAGCTATCTCGGAGCTGGGTACCGGAAGTCCGGAACGAATACAGGAAAAAACGGACATTCCTAAATCGACCGTCCACTATCGAATCACGAAACTCCAAGAGGCGGGGGTAATCGAGGACGATTTATACTCTATCGACCTCTCGAGTATTGGTCTGGAGATAACCCTCATTTCCGAAGTCTCTGCGGAGTACGAGGAAGGATATCACACCGAGGTGGGTGACGAATTGAGTCAGATCGAAGGCGTGAACAAGGTGTACTTCATGATGGGCGACACCGACTTCGTCGTGATCTCGAAGCTCGCGGATAGGAACATGGTCGAAGAACTCATCGCAGACTTCGAGGAGATCGACGGTGTGAACCGAACGAACTCACAGTTCGTTATCACGACGGTCAAGGACACGACGAACCCCATCGCGGCGTACTCCAGCGAGGCGTTGACAAGTATGGTCTCCGAGACGGAGTGA